A region from the Motacilla alba alba isolate MOTALB_02 chromosome 10, Motacilla_alba_V1.0_pri, whole genome shotgun sequence genome encodes:
- the SEMA6D gene encoding semaphorin-6D isoform X5, with the protein MGRPAGDGGRSGPRRRAAAAGSGAGAAGTGESGGSAAALPSGAGGSRRRPQTGQPKRSCRVYPRRSRPGALGVVEQCCHLSPAMRRPVLCALVTLLSLSRCRAVSFPEDEDPINVVDYHYSRQYPVFRGRPSGNESQHRLDFQLMLKIRDTLYITGRDQVYTVNLNEVPKSEVVPSKKLTWRSKQQDRENCAMKGKHKDECHNFIKVFVPRNDEMVFVCGTNAFNPMCRYYRLNTLEYDGEEISGLARCPFDARQTNVALFADGKLYSATVADFLASDAVIYRSMGDGSALRTIKYDSKWIKEPHFLHAIEYGNYVYFFFREIAVEHNTLGKAVYSRVARICKNDMGGSQRVLEKHWTSFLKARLNCSVPGDSFFYFDVLQSITDIIEINGVPTVVGVFTTQLNSIPGSAVCAFSMDDIEKVFKGRFKEQKTPDSVWTAVPEDKVPKPRPGCCAKHGLAEAYKTSIDFPDETLSFIKSHPLMDSAVPSVTEEPWFTKTRVRYRLTAIAVDHAAGPYQNYTVIFVGSEAGVVLKILAKTRPFSLNNSILLEEIEAYNHAKCNAESEEDRRVISLQLDRDHHALFVAFSSCVVRIPLSRCERHGSCKKACIASRDPYCGWLDHETCGRVTPGMLFSLFVSYNHSTGGYVQDVEYGNTAQLGDCHEILPTTATPDYKIFGDPTSGVRWEVQSGESNQMVHMNVLITCVFAAFVLGAFIAGVAVYCYRDIFVRKSRKIHKDAESAQSCTDSSGSFAKLNGLFDSPVKEYQQNIDSPKLYTNLLTSRKELPPNGDTKSMMMDHRGQPPELAALPTPESTPVLQQKTLQAMKSQSDKAHGNLNASRKETPLKSPQFFPSSPPPHSPLSHGHIPSAIVLPNATHDYNTSFSNSNAHKADKKMQHIDHPLTKSSSKRDHRRSVDSRNTLNDFLKHLNETTNNPKAIMGDIQVAHQTLMLDPMGNMSEIPPKVPNREASLYSPPSTLPRNSPTKRVDVPTTPAVPMTSLERQRGYHKNSSQRHSISALPKNLNSPNGVLLSRQPSINRGGYMAPTAGTKMDYMQGTPVSVHLQPSLSRQSSYTSNGTLPRTGIKRTPSLKPDVPPKPSFVPQTTPVRPLNKYSY; encoded by the exons GTAGTTGAGCAGTGctgtcacctgtccccagcCATGAGGCGCCCGGTGCTCTGTGCCTTGGTGACGCTGCTGAGCCTGTCCCGCTGCCGGGCCGTCAGTTTCCCCGAAGACGAGGACCCCATCAATGTCGTGGACTACCACT ATTCAAGGCAATATCCAGTATTTAGAGGACGCCCTTCAGGCAATGAATCTCAGCACAGACTGGACTTCCAACTAATGTTGAAAATTCGAGACACACTTTATATCACTGGCAG GGACCAGGTTTACACTGTAAATTTAAATGAAGTTCCAAAATCAGAAGTTGTCCCAAGCAAG AAATTAACATGGAGAtcaaagcagcaggacagagagaaCTGTGCTATGAAAGGCAAACATAAA GATGAATGCCATAACTTCATTAAAGTCTTTGTTCCAAGAAACGATGAGATGGTGTTTGTCTGTGGAACAAATGCATTTAACCCTATGTGCAGATACTATCGG tTGAATACATTAGAGTATGATGGGGAGGAAATTAGTGGTTTGGCAAGATGCCCATTTGATGCCAGACAAACCAATGTCGCCCTCTTTGCTG ATGGAAAATTGTATTCAGCAACAGTAGCAGATTTCCTGGCAAGTGATGCTGTTATTTATCGCAGCATGGGGGATGGATCTGCCTTAAGAACAATAAAGTATGACTCCAAATGGATAAAAG AACCACACTTCCTCCATGCCATAGAATATGGGAATtatgtttatttcttcttccGAGAAATTGCTGTAGAGCACAACACTTTAGGCAAG gcTGTGTATTCCCGTGTGGCACGCATCTGCAAAAATGACATGGGGGGCTCCCAAAGGGTCCTGGAGAAGCATTGGACATCCTTTCTGAAAGCTCGGCTCAACTGCTCAGTTCCTGGGGATTCATTCTTCTACTTTGATGTTCTGCAGTCTATCACAGACATAATAGAAATCAATGGAGTGCCCACTGTTGTGGGTGTATTCACCACACAGCTCAACAG CATCCCTGGTTCAGCAGTGTGTGCTTTCAGCATGGATGACATAGAGAAAGTCTTCAAAGGGAGATTTAAAGAACAAAAGACTCCTGACTCTGTTTGGACAGCTGTACCTGAAGACAAAGTACCAAAGCCAAG ACCTGGCTGCTGTGCAAAGCATGGCCTAGCAGAGGCTTACAAAACCTCCATTGATTTCCCAGACGAAACGCTCTCCTTCATCAAATCTCATCCGTTGATGGACTCAGCTGTTCCCTCAGTCACTGAGGAGCCCTGGTTTACCAAAACACGTGTCAG ATACAGATTGACAGCAATTGCTGTAGACCACGCTGCTGGACCCTACCAGAACTACACAGTCATATTTGTTGGCTCCGAAGCAGGAGTAGTACTTAAAATCTTGGCAAAGACCAGGCCTTTTTCTTTGAACAACAGCATATTACTGGAAGAGATTGAAGCATATAATCATGCAAA GTGTAATGCAGAAAGCGAGGAGGACAGAAGAGTCATTTCCCTCCAGTTGGACAGAGACCACCATGCTCTGTTCGTGGCATTCTCCAGCTGCGTCGTTAGAATTCCCCTGAGTCGCTGTGAGCGTCACGGGTCATGTAAAAA GGCCTGTATTGCTTCACGGGACCCGTACTGTGGCTGGTTAGACCATGAGACATGTGGCAGAGTGACACCAGGCATGCT GTtctctttgtttgtttcatACAACCACAGCACTGGAGGATACGTACAAGATGTCGAGTATGGCAACACGGCACAGCTTGGGGACTGCCATG AAATTTTGCCTACTACAGCTACACCAGATTACAAAATATTTGGCGACCCAACATCTg GTGTGAGGTGGGAAGTACAATCAGGAGAGTCCAACCAAATGGTACATATGAATGTCCTAATCACTTGtgtctttgctgcttttgtccTGGGAGCCTTTATTGCGGGAGTGGCCGTTTACTGTTACCGGGATATATTTGTACGGAAATCCAGGAAAATACACAAAGATGCTGAATCGGCTCAGTCCTGCACTGACTCCAGCGGGAGCTTTGCCAAACTGAATGGGCTGTTTGACAGCCCCGTCAAGGAGTATCAGCAGAACATTGATTCACCCAAACTGTACACAAACCTGCTGACCAGCAGAAAGGAGCTGCCTCCAAACGGCGATACCAAGTCCATGATGATGGACCACAGGGGACAGCCTCCAGAATTAGCTGCACTTCCAACTCCTGAATCTACCCCGGTCCTTCAACAAAAGACTCTGCAGGCTATGAAAAGTCAGTCGGACAAAGCGCACGGTAACCTCAATGCTTCACGAAAGGAAACCCCGCTAAAAAGCCCtcagttttttccttctagTCCTCCACCCCACTCTCCTCTAAGTCACGGACATATTCCCAGTGCTATTGTTCTTCCCAATGCTACCCATGACTACAACACATCTTTCTCAAATTCTAATGCGCACAAGGCGGACAAAAAGATGCAACATATTGATCATCCGCTTACAAAATCATCCAGCAAAAGAGACCACAGGAGATCTGTTGATTCCAGGAACACCCTGAATGATTTTCTGAAACACTTAAATGAAACTACTAATAATCCCAAAGCAATTATGGGAGATATTCAAGTGGCCCACCAGACATTAATGCTGGATCCGATGGGCAATATGTCTGAGATCCCACCTAAGGTTCCCAACAGGGAGGCGTCTTTATACTCTCCTCCATCGACTCTGCCGAGAAACAGTCCCACAAAACGAGTGGATGTTCCCACCACTCCTGCAGTACCAATGACCTCTTTGGAAAGGCAGAGGGGTTATCacaaaaattcttcacagaggCACTCAATATCTGCCCTTCCTAAAAACTTGAACTCACCAAATGGTGTTTTGTTATCCAGACAGCCAAGTATTAATCGTGGGGGGTACATGGCTCCCACGGCAGGCACTAAGATGGACTACATGCAAGGGACGCCTGTCAGCGTTCACCTCCAGCCTTCCTTGTCCAGGCAAAGCAGCTACACGAGCAATGGCACCCTGCCTCGCACAGGAATAAAGAGGACACCCTCCCTAAAACCTGACGTGCCACCAAAACCCTCATTCGTCCCTCAGACGACACCAGTCAGACCACTGAACAAATACAGCTACTAG
- the SEMA6D gene encoding semaphorin-6D isoform X4: MGRPAGDGGRSGPRRRAAAAGSGAGAAGTGESGGSAAALPSGAGGSRRRPQTGQPKRSCRVYPRRSRPGALGVVEQCCHLSPAMRRPVLCALVTLLSLSRCRAVSFPEDEDPINVVDYHYSRQYPVFRGRPSGNESQHRLDFQLMLKIRDTLYITGRDQVYTVNLNEVPKSEVVPSKKLTWRSKQQDRENCAMKGKHKDECHNFIKVFVPRNDEMVFVCGTNAFNPMCRYYRLNTLEYDGEEISGLARCPFDARQTNVALFADGKLYSATVADFLASDAVIYRSMGDGSALRTIKYDSKWIKEPHFLHAIEYGNYVYFFFREIAVEHNTLGKAVYSRVARICKNDMGGSQRVLEKHWTSFLKARLNCSVPGDSFFYFDVLQSITDIIEINGVPTVVGVFTTQLNSIPGSAVCAFSMDDIEKVFKGRFKEQKTPDSVWTAVPEDKVPKPRPGCCAKHGLAEAYKTSIDFPDETLSFIKSHPLMDSAVPSVTEEPWFTKTRVRYRLTAIAVDHAAGPYQNYTVIFVGSEAGVVLKILAKTRPFSLNNSILLEEIEAYNHAKCNAESEEDRRVISLQLDRDHHALFVAFSSCVVRIPLSRCERHGSCKKACIASRDPYCGWLDHETCGRVTPGMLTGGYVQDVEYGNTAQLGDCHDMEFSSASITTMASIPVISPKVIGSWKPKVTGSRKFVVQDDPNTSDYSDPLSGVPKGVRWEVQSGESNQMVHMNVLITCVFAAFVLGAFIAGVAVYCYRDIFVRKSRKIHKDAESAQSCTDSSGSFAKLNGLFDSPVKEYQQNIDSPKLYTNLLTSRKELPPNGDTKSMMMDHRGQPPELAALPTPESTPVLQQKTLQAMKSQSDKAHGNLNASRKETPLKSPQFFPSSPPPHSPLSHGHIPSAIVLPNATHDYNTSFSNSNAHKADKKMQHIDHPLTKSSSKRDHRRSVDSRNTLNDFLKHLNETTNNPKAIMGDIQVAHQTLMLDPMGNMSEIPPKVPNREASLYSPPSTLPRNSPTKRVDVPTTPAVPMTSLERQRGYHKNSSQRHSISALPKNLNSPNGVLLSRQPSINRGGYMAPTAGTKMDYMQGTPVSVHLQPSLSRQSSYTSNGTLPRTGIKRTPSLKPDVPPKPSFVPQTTPVRPLNKYSY, translated from the exons GTAGTTGAGCAGTGctgtcacctgtccccagcCATGAGGCGCCCGGTGCTCTGTGCCTTGGTGACGCTGCTGAGCCTGTCCCGCTGCCGGGCCGTCAGTTTCCCCGAAGACGAGGACCCCATCAATGTCGTGGACTACCACT ATTCAAGGCAATATCCAGTATTTAGAGGACGCCCTTCAGGCAATGAATCTCAGCACAGACTGGACTTCCAACTAATGTTGAAAATTCGAGACACACTTTATATCACTGGCAG GGACCAGGTTTACACTGTAAATTTAAATGAAGTTCCAAAATCAGAAGTTGTCCCAAGCAAG AAATTAACATGGAGAtcaaagcagcaggacagagagaaCTGTGCTATGAAAGGCAAACATAAA GATGAATGCCATAACTTCATTAAAGTCTTTGTTCCAAGAAACGATGAGATGGTGTTTGTCTGTGGAACAAATGCATTTAACCCTATGTGCAGATACTATCGG tTGAATACATTAGAGTATGATGGGGAGGAAATTAGTGGTTTGGCAAGATGCCCATTTGATGCCAGACAAACCAATGTCGCCCTCTTTGCTG ATGGAAAATTGTATTCAGCAACAGTAGCAGATTTCCTGGCAAGTGATGCTGTTATTTATCGCAGCATGGGGGATGGATCTGCCTTAAGAACAATAAAGTATGACTCCAAATGGATAAAAG AACCACACTTCCTCCATGCCATAGAATATGGGAATtatgtttatttcttcttccGAGAAATTGCTGTAGAGCACAACACTTTAGGCAAG gcTGTGTATTCCCGTGTGGCACGCATCTGCAAAAATGACATGGGGGGCTCCCAAAGGGTCCTGGAGAAGCATTGGACATCCTTTCTGAAAGCTCGGCTCAACTGCTCAGTTCCTGGGGATTCATTCTTCTACTTTGATGTTCTGCAGTCTATCACAGACATAATAGAAATCAATGGAGTGCCCACTGTTGTGGGTGTATTCACCACACAGCTCAACAG CATCCCTGGTTCAGCAGTGTGTGCTTTCAGCATGGATGACATAGAGAAAGTCTTCAAAGGGAGATTTAAAGAACAAAAGACTCCTGACTCTGTTTGGACAGCTGTACCTGAAGACAAAGTACCAAAGCCAAG ACCTGGCTGCTGTGCAAAGCATGGCCTAGCAGAGGCTTACAAAACCTCCATTGATTTCCCAGACGAAACGCTCTCCTTCATCAAATCTCATCCGTTGATGGACTCAGCTGTTCCCTCAGTCACTGAGGAGCCCTGGTTTACCAAAACACGTGTCAG ATACAGATTGACAGCAATTGCTGTAGACCACGCTGCTGGACCCTACCAGAACTACACAGTCATATTTGTTGGCTCCGAAGCAGGAGTAGTACTTAAAATCTTGGCAAAGACCAGGCCTTTTTCTTTGAACAACAGCATATTACTGGAAGAGATTGAAGCATATAATCATGCAAA GTGTAATGCAGAAAGCGAGGAGGACAGAAGAGTCATTTCCCTCCAGTTGGACAGAGACCACCATGCTCTGTTCGTGGCATTCTCCAGCTGCGTCGTTAGAATTCCCCTGAGTCGCTGTGAGCGTCACGGGTCATGTAAAAA GGCCTGTATTGCTTCACGGGACCCGTACTGTGGCTGGTTAGACCATGAGACATGTGGCAGAGTGACACCAGGCATGCT CACTGGAGGATACGTACAAGATGTCGAGTATGGCAACACGGCACAGCTTGGGGACTGCCATG ACATGGAGTTCTCCTCAGCTTCCATTACCACAATGGCAAGTATCCCAGTTATATCACCTAAAGTGATTGGTTCCTGGAAACCTAAAGTGACTGGCTCTCGGAAATTTGTAGTTCAAGATGACCCAAACACTTCTGATTATTCTGATCCATTATCAGGTGTCCCAAAGG GTGTGAGGTGGGAAGTACAATCAGGAGAGTCCAACCAAATGGTACATATGAATGTCCTAATCACTTGtgtctttgctgcttttgtccTGGGAGCCTTTATTGCGGGAGTGGCCGTTTACTGTTACCGGGATATATTTGTACGGAAATCCAGGAAAATACACAAAGATGCTGAATCGGCTCAGTCCTGCACTGACTCCAGCGGGAGCTTTGCCAAACTGAATGGGCTGTTTGACAGCCCCGTCAAGGAGTATCAGCAGAACATTGATTCACCCAAACTGTACACAAACCTGCTGACCAGCAGAAAGGAGCTGCCTCCAAACGGCGATACCAAGTCCATGATGATGGACCACAGGGGACAGCCTCCAGAATTAGCTGCACTTCCAACTCCTGAATCTACCCCGGTCCTTCAACAAAAGACTCTGCAGGCTATGAAAAGTCAGTCGGACAAAGCGCACGGTAACCTCAATGCTTCACGAAAGGAAACCCCGCTAAAAAGCCCtcagttttttccttctagTCCTCCACCCCACTCTCCTCTAAGTCACGGACATATTCCCAGTGCTATTGTTCTTCCCAATGCTACCCATGACTACAACACATCTTTCTCAAATTCTAATGCGCACAAGGCGGACAAAAAGATGCAACATATTGATCATCCGCTTACAAAATCATCCAGCAAAAGAGACCACAGGAGATCTGTTGATTCCAGGAACACCCTGAATGATTTTCTGAAACACTTAAATGAAACTACTAATAATCCCAAAGCAATTATGGGAGATATTCAAGTGGCCCACCAGACATTAATGCTGGATCCGATGGGCAATATGTCTGAGATCCCACCTAAGGTTCCCAACAGGGAGGCGTCTTTATACTCTCCTCCATCGACTCTGCCGAGAAACAGTCCCACAAAACGAGTGGATGTTCCCACCACTCCTGCAGTACCAATGACCTCTTTGGAAAGGCAGAGGGGTTATCacaaaaattcttcacagaggCACTCAATATCTGCCCTTCCTAAAAACTTGAACTCACCAAATGGTGTTTTGTTATCCAGACAGCCAAGTATTAATCGTGGGGGGTACATGGCTCCCACGGCAGGCACTAAGATGGACTACATGCAAGGGACGCCTGTCAGCGTTCACCTCCAGCCTTCCTTGTCCAGGCAAAGCAGCTACACGAGCAATGGCACCCTGCCTCGCACAGGAATAAAGAGGACACCCTCCCTAAAACCTGACGTGCCACCAAAACCCTCATTCGTCCCTCAGACGACACCAGTCAGACCACTGAACAAATACAGCTACTAG
- the SEMA6D gene encoding semaphorin-6D isoform X8: MRRPVLCALVTLLSLSRCRAVSFPEDEDPINVVDYHYSRQYPVFRGRPSGNESQHRLDFQLMLKIRDTLYITGRDQVYTVNLNEVPKSEVVPSKKLTWRSKQQDRENCAMKGKHKDECHNFIKVFVPRNDEMVFVCGTNAFNPMCRYYRLNTLEYDGEEISGLARCPFDARQTNVALFADGKLYSATVADFLASDAVIYRSMGDGSALRTIKYDSKWIKEPHFLHAIEYGNYVYFFFREIAVEHNTLGKAVYSRVARICKNDMGGSQRVLEKHWTSFLKARLNCSVPGDSFFYFDVLQSITDIIEINGVPTVVGVFTTQLNSIPGSAVCAFSMDDIEKVFKGRFKEQKTPDSVWTAVPEDKVPKPRPGCCAKHGLAEAYKTSIDFPDETLSFIKSHPLMDSAVPSVTEEPWFTKTRVRYRLTAIAVDHAAGPYQNYTVIFVGSEAGVVLKILAKTRPFSLNNSILLEEIEAYNHAKCNAESEEDRRVISLQLDRDHHALFVAFSSCVVRIPLSRCERHGSCKKACIASRDPYCGWLDHETCGRVTPGMLFSLFVSYNHSTGGYVQDVEYGNTAQLGDCHEILPTTATPDYKIFGDPTSDMEFSSASITTMASIPVISPKVIGSWKPKVTGSRKFVVQDDPNTSDYSDPLSGVPKGVRWEVQSGESNQMVHMNVLITCVFAAFVLGAFIAGVAVYCYRDIFVRKSRKIHKDAESAQSCTDSSGSFAKLNGLFDSPVKEYQQNIDSPKLYTNLLTSRKELPPNGDTKSMMMDHRGQPPELAALPTPESTPVLQQKTLQAMKSQSDKAHGNLNASRKETPLKSPQFFPSSPPPHSPLSHGHIPSAIVLPNATHDYNTSFSNSNAHKADKKMQHIDHPLTKSSSKRDHRRSVDSRNTLNDFLKHLNETTNNPKAIMGDIQVAHQTLMLDPMGNMSEIPPKVPNREASLYSPPSTLPRNSPTKRVDVPTTPAVPMTSLERQRGYHKNSSQRHSISALPKNLNSPNGVLLSRQPSINRGGYMAPTAGTKMDYMQGTPVSVHLQPSLSRQSSYTSNGTLPRTGIKRTPSLKPDVPPKPSFVPQTTPVRPLNKYSY; the protein is encoded by the exons ATGAGGCGCCCGGTGCTCTGTGCCTTGGTGACGCTGCTGAGCCTGTCCCGCTGCCGGGCCGTCAGTTTCCCCGAAGACGAGGACCCCATCAATGTCGTGGACTACCACT ATTCAAGGCAATATCCAGTATTTAGAGGACGCCCTTCAGGCAATGAATCTCAGCACAGACTGGACTTCCAACTAATGTTGAAAATTCGAGACACACTTTATATCACTGGCAG GGACCAGGTTTACACTGTAAATTTAAATGAAGTTCCAAAATCAGAAGTTGTCCCAAGCAAG AAATTAACATGGAGAtcaaagcagcaggacagagagaaCTGTGCTATGAAAGGCAAACATAAA GATGAATGCCATAACTTCATTAAAGTCTTTGTTCCAAGAAACGATGAGATGGTGTTTGTCTGTGGAACAAATGCATTTAACCCTATGTGCAGATACTATCGG tTGAATACATTAGAGTATGATGGGGAGGAAATTAGTGGTTTGGCAAGATGCCCATTTGATGCCAGACAAACCAATGTCGCCCTCTTTGCTG ATGGAAAATTGTATTCAGCAACAGTAGCAGATTTCCTGGCAAGTGATGCTGTTATTTATCGCAGCATGGGGGATGGATCTGCCTTAAGAACAATAAAGTATGACTCCAAATGGATAAAAG AACCACACTTCCTCCATGCCATAGAATATGGGAATtatgtttatttcttcttccGAGAAATTGCTGTAGAGCACAACACTTTAGGCAAG gcTGTGTATTCCCGTGTGGCACGCATCTGCAAAAATGACATGGGGGGCTCCCAAAGGGTCCTGGAGAAGCATTGGACATCCTTTCTGAAAGCTCGGCTCAACTGCTCAGTTCCTGGGGATTCATTCTTCTACTTTGATGTTCTGCAGTCTATCACAGACATAATAGAAATCAATGGAGTGCCCACTGTTGTGGGTGTATTCACCACACAGCTCAACAG CATCCCTGGTTCAGCAGTGTGTGCTTTCAGCATGGATGACATAGAGAAAGTCTTCAAAGGGAGATTTAAAGAACAAAAGACTCCTGACTCTGTTTGGACAGCTGTACCTGAAGACAAAGTACCAAAGCCAAG ACCTGGCTGCTGTGCAAAGCATGGCCTAGCAGAGGCTTACAAAACCTCCATTGATTTCCCAGACGAAACGCTCTCCTTCATCAAATCTCATCCGTTGATGGACTCAGCTGTTCCCTCAGTCACTGAGGAGCCCTGGTTTACCAAAACACGTGTCAG ATACAGATTGACAGCAATTGCTGTAGACCACGCTGCTGGACCCTACCAGAACTACACAGTCATATTTGTTGGCTCCGAAGCAGGAGTAGTACTTAAAATCTTGGCAAAGACCAGGCCTTTTTCTTTGAACAACAGCATATTACTGGAAGAGATTGAAGCATATAATCATGCAAA GTGTAATGCAGAAAGCGAGGAGGACAGAAGAGTCATTTCCCTCCAGTTGGACAGAGACCACCATGCTCTGTTCGTGGCATTCTCCAGCTGCGTCGTTAGAATTCCCCTGAGTCGCTGTGAGCGTCACGGGTCATGTAAAAA GGCCTGTATTGCTTCACGGGACCCGTACTGTGGCTGGTTAGACCATGAGACATGTGGCAGAGTGACACCAGGCATGCT GTtctctttgtttgtttcatACAACCACAGCACTGGAGGATACGTACAAGATGTCGAGTATGGCAACACGGCACAGCTTGGGGACTGCCATG AAATTTTGCCTACTACAGCTACACCAGATTACAAAATATTTGGCGACCCAACATCTg ACATGGAGTTCTCCTCAGCTTCCATTACCACAATGGCAAGTATCCCAGTTATATCACCTAAAGTGATTGGTTCCTGGAAACCTAAAGTGACTGGCTCTCGGAAATTTGTAGTTCAAGATGACCCAAACACTTCTGATTATTCTGATCCATTATCAGGTGTCCCAAAGG GTGTGAGGTGGGAAGTACAATCAGGAGAGTCCAACCAAATGGTACATATGAATGTCCTAATCACTTGtgtctttgctgcttttgtccTGGGAGCCTTTATTGCGGGAGTGGCCGTTTACTGTTACCGGGATATATTTGTACGGAAATCCAGGAAAATACACAAAGATGCTGAATCGGCTCAGTCCTGCACTGACTCCAGCGGGAGCTTTGCCAAACTGAATGGGCTGTTTGACAGCCCCGTCAAGGAGTATCAGCAGAACATTGATTCACCCAAACTGTACACAAACCTGCTGACCAGCAGAAAGGAGCTGCCTCCAAACGGCGATACCAAGTCCATGATGATGGACCACAGGGGACAGCCTCCAGAATTAGCTGCACTTCCAACTCCTGAATCTACCCCGGTCCTTCAACAAAAGACTCTGCAGGCTATGAAAAGTCAGTCGGACAAAGCGCACGGTAACCTCAATGCTTCACGAAAGGAAACCCCGCTAAAAAGCCCtcagttttttccttctagTCCTCCACCCCACTCTCCTCTAAGTCACGGACATATTCCCAGTGCTATTGTTCTTCCCAATGCTACCCATGACTACAACACATCTTTCTCAAATTCTAATGCGCACAAGGCGGACAAAAAGATGCAACATATTGATCATCCGCTTACAAAATCATCCAGCAAAAGAGACCACAGGAGATCTGTTGATTCCAGGAACACCCTGAATGATTTTCTGAAACACTTAAATGAAACTACTAATAATCCCAAAGCAATTATGGGAGATATTCAAGTGGCCCACCAGACATTAATGCTGGATCCGATGGGCAATATGTCTGAGATCCCACCTAAGGTTCCCAACAGGGAGGCGTCTTTATACTCTCCTCCATCGACTCTGCCGAGAAACAGTCCCACAAAACGAGTGGATGTTCCCACCACTCCTGCAGTACCAATGACCTCTTTGGAAAGGCAGAGGGGTTATCacaaaaattcttcacagaggCACTCAATATCTGCCCTTCCTAAAAACTTGAACTCACCAAATGGTGTTTTGTTATCCAGACAGCCAAGTATTAATCGTGGGGGGTACATGGCTCCCACGGCAGGCACTAAGATGGACTACATGCAAGGGACGCCTGTCAGCGTTCACCTCCAGCCTTCCTTGTCCAGGCAAAGCAGCTACACGAGCAATGGCACCCTGCCTCGCACAGGAATAAAGAGGACACCCTCCCTAAAACCTGACGTGCCACCAAAACCCTCATTCGTCCCTCAGACGACACCAGTCAGACCACTGAACAAATACAGCTACTAG